The Porites lutea chromosome 11, jaPorLute2.1, whole genome shotgun sequence genome includes a region encoding these proteins:
- the LOC140951779 gene encoding BTB/POZ domain-containing protein 6-like, whose protein sequence is MSLMKLEKYKTIREKIKVMLNNHRCSDVKFLVRESVDDVSGRKQVLPAHRFVLAIGSPVFEAMFYGDLAETKDTIELPDCDYGNLLELFRFMYSDKVNLSGSNVMGVLYLAKKYMVSSLSDKCTEYLKENLDSSNVLSILSCAQTYEEKSLEEECWKVIDEQTEAVVKSDDFVTIQRTLLEAIVKRDTLNIAEVELFKGLMRWATKQLEKEGLVRADGQEIREILGERIVKAIRFPAMERKNFASVVLDTEILTYDEVNAIIKHQCNLMQSSLLNFPVFKRSGPSHSESCCRFTRSSMKFGWNNSESDKSCLGISVDRDIIFHGVKLFGSRDNTYSVSLSLIKDLDGKVLASVDGVFSSPSCATEASDYDFVVTFKEPALLRKGDEYELECRISGPQSWYGTEGHQTICCHGVTFSLKNTRVWYSSLRTTTKQGQIKEFIYSLIPSKNNS, encoded by the coding sequence ATGTCTCTCATGAAattagaaaaatataaaaccatCAGAGAAAAAATCAAGGTTATGCTCAACAACCATCGCTGTAGTGACGTCAAATTTCTTGTTCGAGAAAGCGTCGATGATGTTAGTGGAAGAAAACAAGTACTCCCAGCTCACAGGTTTGTACTGGCGATTGGTAGCCCGGTGTTTGAAGCAATGTTTTATGGTGACCTGGCGGAGACCAAAGACACTATTGAACTGCCCGATTGTGATTATGGGAATCTACTGGAGTTGTTTCGCTTTATGTACAGTGATAAAGTGAATTTAAGCGGAAGTAATGTGATGGGAGTGCTATATTTGGCTAAGAAATATATGGTCTCTTCACTTTCCGATAAATGCACAGAATATCTCAAAGAAAATTTAGATTCATCGAATGTTTTAAGCATCCTGTCATGTGCTCAGACGTATGAGGAGAAAAGCCTGGAAGAGGAATGCTGGAAAGTTATCGATGAACAAACGGAAGCTGTCGTGAAATCGGATGACTTTGTCACAATTCAGAGAACCTTACTTGAAGCAATAGTAAAAAGAGATACTTTGAATATTGCCGAAGTAGAATTGTTTAAAGGACTAATGAGATGGGCAACAAAACAATTGGAAAAAGAAGGCTTAGTGAGGGCAGACGGGCAAGAAATAAGAGAAATTCTCGGAGAAAGGATCGTGAAAGCGATACGGTTTCCCGCGATGGAGCGGAAAAATTTTGCCTCTGTGGTACTTGACACTGAAATACTCACCTATGACGAGGTCAACGCTATCATTAAGCATCAGTGTAATTTAATGCAAAGTTCTCTTTTAAACTTTCCAGTTTTCAAACGATCGGGTCCTTCCCACTCCGAATCCTGTTGCAGATTTACTAGAAGCTCGATGAAGTTTGGTTGGAATAATTCAGAATCAGACAAGTCCTGTCTGGGTATTTCTGTGGACCGCGACATAATCTTTCATGGGGTGAAATTGTTCGGTAGTAGGGATAATACATACTCTGTTTCCCTTTCGCTTATCAAGGACTTAGATGGAAAAGTTCTTGCTTCTGTAGATGGTGTATTTTCATCTCCATCCTGCGCAACGGAAGCTAGTGACTACGACTTTGTTGTCACGTTTAAAGAGCCAGCTTTATTGAGAAAAGGTGATGAATATGAACTTGAATGTAGAATTTCCGGCCCTCAGTCCTGGTACGGTACTGAAGGACACCAAACTATCTGTTGCCATGGTGttacattttccttgaaaaacacCCGCGTATGGTATTCATCCTTAAGAACCACTACTAAACAAGGACAAATTAAGGAGTTCATTTACAGCCTTATTCCGTCAAAAAACAATTCGTAG
- the LOC140952743 gene encoding BTB/POZ domain-containing protein 6-like: MEIVDENWQTPRPTIKERISFMFNKDHLSDVKFVVFDGDGENESRQMIPAHKFILAISSPVFKAMFYGKLVETGHTIELPDCDYESLLELFRYMYSDEVNLSGSNVMKVLYLAKKYMVPSLANKCVKYVFGHLDASNVFNVLPCAQKYDQKILVDKCWKVIDEDAEAAMKSESFATIDKSLLEAVVERNTLDIAELELFNRVIEWATKKFEEQGIVADGQQKRRLLGERVIKSIHFPIMTEEEFSFVLRSGILRLGEVIFKADINSVENRPVGFPKTKRSSRFKRCLRYNSSVTFDVIRSSSPSPLTFTVDCEIQLHGVYLFGEKDSSHLLTLYLETDRDGVLASTGGTFVSKLHRSCECYGFEVWFEEPVSLQKGSKYRTHVVADHPLYNTNTCGLVQCSSGVTFTFFLSLNQSPIAEFIFSE; encoded by the coding sequence ATGGAAATTGTCGATGAAAACTGGCAAACACCAAGACCCACcatcaaagaaagaatatccTTTATGTTCAACAAGGATCATTTGAGCGACgtcaaatttgttgtttttgacgGTGATGGTGAAAACGAAAGTAGACAAATGATTCCAGCTCACAAGTTTATTCTGGCGATTAGCAGCCCTGTTTTTAAGGCCATGTTTTACGGTAAACTGGTGGAGACTGGACACACTATTGAACTGCCTGATTGCGATTACGAAAGTCTGTTGGAGTTGTTTCGCTACATGTACAGCGATGAAGTGAACTTAAGCGGAAGTAATGTGATGAAAGTGCTCTACTTAGCTAAGAAATACATGGTTCCTTCACTAGCTAATAAGTGTGTGAAATATGTTTTTGGACATTTAGATGCATCCAATGTTTTCAACGTCCTGCCATGTGCTCAAAAATATGACCAGAAGATACTGGTGGATAAGTGCTGGAAAGTGATCGACGAAGACGCGGAAGCAGCTATGAAATCGGAAAGCTTTGCGACGATCGACAAGTCGTTACTTGAAGCTGTGGTGGAACGAAATACTTTAGACATCGCCGAGCTGGAATTGTTCAATAGGGTCATAGAATGGGCAACAAAGAAATTCGAAGAACAAGGCATAGTGGCAGACGGGCAACAGAAAAGGAGACTTCTTGGAGAACGAGTCATAAAATCAATACATTTTCCAATAATGACAGAAGAAGAATTTTCATTTGTCCTCAGAAGCGGAATTCTTAGACTAGGTGAAGTCATTTTCAAAGCGGACATAAATTCGGTAGAAAATCGTCCGGTAGGATTCCCAAAGACTAAAAGATCCAGCCGTTTTAAACGTTGCCTTAGGTATAATTCTTCCGTGACCTTTGATGTGATTCGCAGTAGCAGCCCATCACCTCTGACTTTTACTGTGGATTGCGAGATACAGCTTCACGGAGTGTACTTGTTTGGGGAAAAGGACAGCTCTCATTTACTTACTCTTTATCTCGAGACAGACCGAGATGGCGTTCTTGCCTCCACAGGGGGAACATTTGTATCAAAGCTCCACAGGTCATGTGAATGTTACGGTTTTGAGGTTTGGTTTGAAGAACCAGTATCTTTGCAAAAAGGATCAAAATACCGCACACATGTTGTAGCAGATCATCCATTATATAACACCAATACTTGCGGTCTTGTTCAATGCAGTTCCGGTGTTActtttaccttctttctttccTTGAATCAAAGTCCTATTGCTGAATTCATTTTCAGTGAgtga
- the LOC140952810 gene encoding glutathione hydrolase 1 proenzyme-like isoform X1: MSGDSGVEYMLQERPPKRSNKRLIIIAVVVLLILLAIIIAVVVVVTRKDKTSSTAPTAKTIELPPTGPPGSEGPYKRAVVASDAGPCSEIGRDILTTNGSAMDSAVAALFCIGVYNMHSAGVGGGGFMTVYHNETNVVEVIDFREEAPGKANRTMYVGGKMNSKYGATAAGVPGEVKGFYEAWKKYGKLPWKDLVQPSIDMARNGFPFGYSAEYAAKRSSVFKYIKADPGLRNLLFNEDGKLKQLGETLYMPKFAKTLERIRDDPEGFYSGELAKDVVKDIQEKGGIITLDDLKNYRVKFRQPMNGSLGNYSWYSTPPPGSGVVLSFILNILKGFNMKPSDRQGTQNSVRTYHRIVEAFKFAYAYRALLGDQDFANVTEIIKNMTNEDFAESIRQKIWDNRTFINYSYYGDFYHDASQEGTSHLSVIAENGDAVSATTTINLFFGAKYRSTRTGIIYNNEMDDFSTPGTKNHYGVEPSESNMIEPGKRPMSSTAPSLFLDKNGHARLVIGASGGTKITTAISLVMMNYLWFNRTLPQAVVEPRLHHQLLPMYIRIDKDFQMPLAIQQGLRDLGHELRNRSGFAVVQAVARNEDGTLTGKSDPRKYGWSAGY, translated from the exons ATGAGCGGTGATTCAGGAGTTGAGTACATGCTTCAAGAGAGGCCTCCTAAAAG GTCAAATAAACGCTTGATCATCATAGCTGTTGTGGTGCTTTTAATCCTTTTAGCAATTATCATAgctgttgtagttgttgttacCAGAAAAGACAAAACTTCCTCAACTGCGCCAACTGCCAAAACCATCGAGCTTCCACCAACCGGGCCCCCGGGGTCGGAGGGCCCTTATAAGCGCGCCGTAGTGGCCTCGGATGCTGGTCCTTGCTCGGAGATAGGCCGGGATATCTTAACGACAAATGGTTCCGCGATGGATTCGGCCGTTGCAGCGCTGTTTTGCATCGGGGTTTACAACATGCACTCCGCTGGTGTTGGTGGTGGAGGCTTCATGACAGTCTATCATAATGAAACAAATGTTGTGGAGGTGATCGATTTTCGCGAAGAAGCCCCTGGAAAAGCCAACAGGACCATGTATGTGGGAGGGAAGATGAACTCTAAATATG GAGCAACCGCAGCTGGGGTACCTGGTGAAGTGAAAGGATTTTACGAAGCTTGGAAAAAGTATGGCAAACTACCCTGGAAGGATCTGGTCCAGCCTTCCATCGATATGGCAAGAAACGGGTTTCCCTTCGGCTATTCTGCAGAATACGCTGCGAAAAGATCCAGCGTGTTTAAGTACATCAAGGCTGATCCTGGACTTAG aaaccttcTTTTCAACGAGGACGGTAAACTGAAACAGCTAGGCGAAACGCTGTATATGCCCAAGTTTGCTAAAACGTTAGAGCGAATACGCGACGATCCTGAGGGTTTCTATTCTGGGGAGCTAGCGAAAGATGTTGTAAAAGATATACAAGAGAAGGGTGGTATTATCACCCTtgatgatctgaagaattacaGAGTCAAATTCCGTCAACCGATGAATGGAAGTTTGGGCAACTACTCATGGTATTCTACTCCTCCCCCGGGGAGTGGAGTCGTTCTAAGCTTTATCCTCAATATATTGAAAG GATTCAACATGAAGCCTTCTGATCGACAGGGAACTCAAAATTCAGTACGGACATACCATAGGATTGTCGAAGCATTTAAATTTGCTTACGCTTACAGAGCCTTACTTGGAGACCAGGACTTCGCAAACGTGACCGAG attaTCAAGAACATGACTAACGAAGATTTTGCCGAATCTATACGCCAGAAGATTTGGGATAATAGGACATTTATAAATTACTCCTACTACGGAGACTTTTATCATGACGCCAGCCAGGAAGGAACTTCACATCTGTCCGTGATCGCGGAAAATGGTGACGCTGTTTCTGCGACCACGACGATAAACCTTTT TTTTGGTGCAAAATATCGTTCTACTCGTACCGGAATAATCTACAACAACGAAATGGATGACTTTTCAACTCCTGGTACAAAAAATCACTACGGTGTGGAACCATCTGAATCTAATATGATAGAGCCTGGCAAACGGCCCATGTCTTCCACTGCTCCGTCATTATTTTTGGATAAGAACGGCCATGCCCGTTTAGTTATCGGAGCGTCTGGAGGGACCAAAATCACTACCGCGATTTCTCTG GTCATGATGAATTACTTGTGGTTTAACCGAACCTTACCACAGGCTGTAGTTGAACCCAGGCTTCACCATCAGCTGTTACCAATGTACATTCGCATCGATAAAGACTTTCAGATGCCCCTTGCCATTCAACAAGGCCTGCGTGATCTTGGGCACGAGCTTAGGAACAGAAGTGGCTTTGCTGTAGTTCAAGCTGTTGCCAGAAATGAGGATGGTACTCTGACGGGCAAATCCGATCCACGGAAATATGGCTGGTCAGCGGGCTACTAA
- the LOC140952810 gene encoding glutathione hydrolase 1 proenzyme-like isoform X2, producing MSGDSGVEYMLQERPPKRSNKRLIIIAVVVLLILLAIIIAVVVVVTRKDKTSSTAPTAKTIELPPTGPPGSEGPYKRAVVASDAGPCSEIGRDILTTNGSAMDSAVAALFCIGVYNMHSAGVGGGGFMTVYHNETNVVEVIDFREEAPGKANRTMYVGGKMNSKYGATAAGVPGEVKGFYEAWKKYGKLPWKDLVQPSIDMARNGFPFGYSAEYAAKRSSVFKYIKADPGLRNLLFNEDGKLKQLGETLYMPKFAKTLERIRDDPEGFYSGELAKDVVKDIQEKGGIITLDDLKNYRVKFRQPMNGSLGNYSWYSTPPPGSGVVLSFILNILKGFNMKPSDRQGTQNSVRTYHRIVEAFKFAYAYRALLGDQDFANVTEIIKNMTNEDFAESIRQKIWDNRTFINYSYYGDFYHDASQEGTSHLSVIAENGDAVSATTTINLFLPTTHRPLQRRGDRQSLKRSPH from the exons ATGAGCGGTGATTCAGGAGTTGAGTACATGCTTCAAGAGAGGCCTCCTAAAAG GTCAAATAAACGCTTGATCATCATAGCTGTTGTGGTGCTTTTAATCCTTTTAGCAATTATCATAgctgttgtagttgttgttacCAGAAAAGACAAAACTTCCTCAACTGCGCCAACTGCCAAAACCATCGAGCTTCCACCAACCGGGCCCCCGGGGTCGGAGGGCCCTTATAAGCGCGCCGTAGTGGCCTCGGATGCTGGTCCTTGCTCGGAGATAGGCCGGGATATCTTAACGACAAATGGTTCCGCGATGGATTCGGCCGTTGCAGCGCTGTTTTGCATCGGGGTTTACAACATGCACTCCGCTGGTGTTGGTGGTGGAGGCTTCATGACAGTCTATCATAATGAAACAAATGTTGTGGAGGTGATCGATTTTCGCGAAGAAGCCCCTGGAAAAGCCAACAGGACCATGTATGTGGGAGGGAAGATGAACTCTAAATATG GAGCAACCGCAGCTGGGGTACCTGGTGAAGTGAAAGGATTTTACGAAGCTTGGAAAAAGTATGGCAAACTACCCTGGAAGGATCTGGTCCAGCCTTCCATCGATATGGCAAGAAACGGGTTTCCCTTCGGCTATTCTGCAGAATACGCTGCGAAAAGATCCAGCGTGTTTAAGTACATCAAGGCTGATCCTGGACTTAG aaaccttcTTTTCAACGAGGACGGTAAACTGAAACAGCTAGGCGAAACGCTGTATATGCCCAAGTTTGCTAAAACGTTAGAGCGAATACGCGACGATCCTGAGGGTTTCTATTCTGGGGAGCTAGCGAAAGATGTTGTAAAAGATATACAAGAGAAGGGTGGTATTATCACCCTtgatgatctgaagaattacaGAGTCAAATTCCGTCAACCGATGAATGGAAGTTTGGGCAACTACTCATGGTATTCTACTCCTCCCCCGGGGAGTGGAGTCGTTCTAAGCTTTATCCTCAATATATTGAAAG GATTCAACATGAAGCCTTCTGATCGACAGGGAACTCAAAATTCAGTACGGACATACCATAGGATTGTCGAAGCATTTAAATTTGCTTACGCTTACAGAGCCTTACTTGGAGACCAGGACTTCGCAAACGTGACCGAG attaTCAAGAACATGACTAACGAAGATTTTGCCGAATCTATACGCCAGAAGATTTGGGATAATAGGACATTTATAAATTACTCCTACTACGGAGACTTTTATCATGACGCCAGCCAGGAAGGAACTTCACATCTGTCCGTGATCGCGGAAAATGGTGACGCTGTTTCTGCGACCACGACGATAAACCTTTT CCTCCCTACGACACACAGGCCTCTACAGAGGAGAGGAGACAGACAAAGCCTTAAGAGAAGTCCACACTAA